ATTATCACCATTCCAGATTATAGAATTAATTTTACATTCTTGTCCGCCAGGGTGGATTACATTTTCAATTTTCCATTCGCGAATGCGTTGTCCTTTAATGTTGTATATTGAAAGTTCAACTTCAGCATCTGTTTGGATTGAAAAATTAATAGTTGTTGAAGGATTGAAAGGGTTTGGATAATTAGAGAGATTGAAATTGTTTAAAGATAATTGATCATTGTATATCCCATCTTGAGGTTCACCTAACAAGTTCTCATAAGCTCCAATATCCGGCATACTTCCAGTGGGATTCGGTCGAGGATTTCCTTCTATGTCAAATTCCGGTGCATAATACCATATATCATCGATTGCGATCTCATCGATTCCTGCACCTATGCAAGGACTATTGTTCTGAAGATGATAATCATCTTCAGCAGGATTCAAGAATATTGGATCACAATCAATGTTACCGATTCCTCCCCAACCACCTTGAATATTTGAATATTGGACAATTGTGTTAGTATCTAATTGTGGTTCTGCATTATTATATAGAATCGAATTAAAAATAAAATCTATTCCTTCAAATAAACTTCCTGCAGGTTCTTGTGCAGAATTATTAACCAGTATTGAGTTAATAATATATACTTCATTAGAAGCTGAACAAGTAATTACGCCAGATTGAAAGCATGCATTATCTGCAATTATGCAATTAATAATTTCAATATCAGAATTTATTCCCTTTATTGCTGATCCTGTTTCAGAACCATTGCTATTAATCATTGATTTTTTCAATGAAATATTACATCCGTCAGAATATATGCCTGCGCCAAAACTTGAATTATTATCACAAATCTGAATGTTTTCGAGATCAAGAATCGAATCGTAACAAATTATACCACCACCATAACTAAATGCATTTCCGCCTGTAAAATTAGAGTTTCTCATTATTATATTTGAATTTGATATGTACAAATTGCCTCCATAACATCCACTTTGATTGTCACAAAATTCTATTTCATCCAGAAAAGCAGCAGAACAATCTAATATAGTTAGACCTCCACCATAATTATAAGCCTCGTTGTTCATTATTACCAGATTTGTTAGTTTAGGATTGGAATTATTACTACAATAAATCCCACCACCAGAATCAGCATAACCATTAGTAATCGTAAAACCAGTTAATACAGAAGTAGAATCTTCTCCGCTGTCAAATGTTACAACACTGCCGTTTTGACTACCATCTATTACAGTCTGTGAAATATAAATTGTGTCTTGAGTAGTTAAGAATAAAGATCCTAAAATTACTGCTTTTCCATTATAATTAATGTTTTCTGCATAAGTACCTGGCTGAACTAAAATGGTGTCACTTTCAACTGATATGTCGATTCCTGCCTGGATAGTTGCGTAATCATCCGGTATGTATATTGTTGTCGCAAAAGCACCTGTCATCAAAATCATCATAATTATAAACATAGCTTGCTTTTTCATTATTGCCCCCATATTCATTATATTATTTATAATATATTAATGAAATACTGTGACAATCTGTCAACTATTTAAAAAAAATACTATCAACCACTGAAGGCACTGAATTACACAGAAAGGAATATATAAAACGATACTCCGTTTAAACAAATAATAAATTCTTCTCTTCTTCAGTTCGCTTTGTTCGTTTTGTCTTGATGAGCCGTAAGCTTGCGAAGGCTATTCGTTGCTAAATCTCTTAAATTCCTCGACTCACGACTCACGATTTACGACTCACGGATAAATCATTTCTCGTCTCACTTCTCATCGAAGATACTCCGAAGCTTTATGCGTAGGAGTACGTCTCACGGATTGACAATCTGTCAATTATTTAAGCAGGATAAGTTTCTTCATCTCACTTCTTTCAGCAGTAATAAATCTCAGCAAATAGATTCCGCTACTTTGACCAACGGCATTCCAGGTAACTTTATGACTGCCAGCCTTATAAGGATCATTGACCAGAGTTGTTACTTTCTGTCCCTTTATGTTATAGATTTCAATCAAGACATTGCTTTCTGTTGATATATCAAAGACAATATTAGTCTCAGGATTGAAAGGATTGGGATATATAGAAATTAACCTGTCCAATTCCGGGATATCTTCCGGCAGATATTCCAGGTCATAAGAATTTCCATTATCCTCTATCTGAAAGTTGACATTCCACGCTCCCTGACTTTCCGCCTGATAGGGTATCATGACAATATTACCGGAGATCCCTGCAGCACTGATTAAAGCAAACTTATTATCATTATAGCTATAAAGACAATCATCATTTATTACTTCCGGTAAACCCATAGTCAGATTTTCTGATTTTGTCAGTTCATATTCAAAGCTGATAACCCCTTTCAGACTTTTGAGATAGA
This portion of the Candidatus Stygibacter australis genome encodes:
- a CDS encoding choice-of-anchor Q domain-containing protein; this translates as MGAIMKKQAMFIIMMILMTGAFATTIYIPDDYATIQAGIDISVESDTILVQPGTYAENINYNGKAVILGSLFLTTQDTIYISQTVIDGSQNGSVVTFDSGEDSTSVLTGFTITNGYADSGGGIYCSNNSNPKLTNLVIMNNEAYNYGGGLTILDCSAAFLDEIEFCDNQSGCYGGNLYISNSNIIMRNSNFTGGNAFSYGGGIICYDSILDLENIQICDNNSSFGAGIYSDGCNISLKKSMINSNGSETGSAIKGINSDIEIINCIIADNACFQSGVITCSASNEVYIINSILVNNSAQEPAGSLFEGIDFIFNSILYNNAEPQLDTNTIVQYSNIQGGWGGIGNIDCDPIFLNPAEDDYHLQNNSPCIGAGIDEIAIDDIWYYAPEFDIEGNPRPNPTGSMPDIGAYENLLGEPQDGIYNDQLSLNNFNLSNYPNPFNPSTTINFSIQTDAEVELSIYNIKGQRIREWKIENVIHPGGQECKINSIIWNGDNDLGKKVSSGIYYYELKVNGKIQAVKKCLLLK